A DNA window from Streptomyces sp. 71268 contains the following coding sequences:
- the rpmA gene encoding 50S ribosomal protein L27 codes for MAHKKGASSTRNGRDSNAQRLGVKRFGGQVVNAGEILVRQRGTHFHPGSGVGRGGDDTLFALNAGAVEFGTFRGRKVVNIVPVA; via the coding sequence ATGGCACACAAGAAGGGCGCATCGTCCACTCGGAACGGTCGCGACTCCAACGCTCAGCGGCTCGGCGTGAAGCGCTTCGGCGGTCAGGTCGTGAACGCCGGTGAGATCCTGGTCCGCCAGCGTGGCACCCACTTCCACCCGGGCTCCGGCGTCGGGCGCGGCGGTGACGACACCCTGTTCGCGCTGAACGCCGGCGCGGTGGAGTTCGGCACCTTCCGCGGCCGCAAGGTCGTGAACATCGTTCCGGTCGCCTGA
- the rsfS gene encoding ribosome silencing factor, whose protein sequence is MTATDRSTELIKTAAQAAADKLAHDIIAYDVSDVLAITDAFLLASAPNDRQVKSIVDEIEERLNKELDAKPVRREGDRDARWVLLDYVDIVVHVQHSEERVFYALERLWKDCPQLELPADAVATQGKGAEHAKAQAAADEGEDGLDGELR, encoded by the coding sequence GTGACCGCCACGGACCGCTCCACCGAGCTCATCAAGACCGCCGCTCAGGCCGCGGCCGACAAGCTCGCGCACGACATCATCGCCTACGACGTCAGCGACGTGCTCGCCATCACCGACGCCTTCCTGCTCGCTTCGGCCCCCAACGACCGCCAGGTCAAGTCGATCGTCGACGAGATCGAGGAGCGGCTGAACAAGGAGCTCGACGCCAAGCCGGTGCGCCGCGAGGGCGACCGCGACGCCCGCTGGGTGCTGCTCGACTACGTCGACATCGTGGTGCACGTCCAGCACAGCGAGGAGCGCGTCTTCTACGCCCTCGAGCGGCTGTGGAAGGACTGCCCCCAGCTCGAACTGCCCGCGGACGCCGTCGCCACCCAGGGCAAGGGCGCCGAGCACGCCAAGGCGCAGGCCGCGGCGGACGAGGGCGAGGACGGCCTGGACGGTGAGCTGCGCTGA
- the nadD gene encoding nicotinate-nucleotide adenylyltransferase, with protein sequence MGEQTASVKRRLGVMGGTFDPIHHGHLVAASEVAAQFHLDEVVFVPTGQPWQKSHKTVSPAEDRYLMTVIATASNPQFSVSRIDIDRGGKTYTADTLRDLRAENADADLFFITGADALSQILTWHDAADLFSLAHFIGVTRPGHILTDAGLPEGGVSLIEVPALAISSTDCRARVAQGDPVWYLVPDGVVRYIDKRELYRDDG encoded by the coding sequence ATGGGAGAACAGACAGCGTCCGTGAAGCGGCGACTCGGCGTGATGGGCGGGACCTTCGACCCGATCCACCACGGACACCTGGTCGCCGCGAGCGAGGTGGCCGCACAGTTCCACCTGGACGAGGTGGTGTTCGTGCCGACCGGACAGCCGTGGCAGAAAAGCCACAAGACGGTGTCCCCGGCCGAGGACCGCTACCTGATGACGGTGATCGCCACCGCGTCCAACCCGCAGTTCTCCGTCAGCCGGATCGACATCGACCGCGGCGGCAAGACGTACACCGCGGACACCCTGCGCGACCTGCGGGCCGAGAACGCCGACGCGGACCTGTTCTTCATCACCGGTGCCGACGCCCTGTCCCAGATCCTGACCTGGCACGACGCGGCGGACCTGTTCTCGCTCGCGCACTTCATCGGCGTGACCAGGCCGGGGCACATACTGACGGACGCGGGCCTGCCCGAGGGCGGCGTCTCGCTGATCGAGGTCCCGGCGCTGGCGATCTCCTCGACGGACTGCCGAGCACGCGTCGCGCAGGGCGATCCGGTCTGGTACCTGGTGCCCGACGGCGTGGTGCGCTACATCGACAAGCGCGAGCTGTACCGCGACGACGGCTGA
- a CDS encoding M48 family metallopeptidase produces MSDSNTHGHEHVPSRERRRFPGISSRAYEHPADRSALVALRKLSGFDTVFKTLSGLLPERSLRLLFLSDSVRVSDRQFAHLNDMLRDACYVLDLEKVPMMYVQQDPNPNAMCIGLDEPIIVLTTGLVELLDEEEMRAVIGHEVGHALSGHAVYRTILLFLTNFATKVAWIPLGNIAVMAIVTALREWFRKSELSADRAGLLVGQDLRASMRGLMKLAGGNHLHEMNVDAFLEQAEEYEASGDLRDSVLKILNVLPRTHPFATVRAAELKKWAASRDYQRIMDGHYPRRDEDKDASVSESFRESASHYADTVRGSKDPLMGLVRDIAGGAGDLGGKLRDRFTGGGRNGGSDAGGPAGGEGPTGGSGPTGDGPAGTGPTSDGSGNGSTGDGGTGPTGGDAGR; encoded by the coding sequence ATGAGCGACAGCAACACTCACGGGCACGAGCACGTACCGAGCCGCGAGCGCAGGCGATTCCCGGGGATCTCCTCCCGCGCCTACGAGCACCCCGCCGACCGGTCCGCGCTGGTGGCGCTGCGGAAGTTGAGCGGATTCGACACCGTCTTCAAGACACTCAGCGGCCTGCTCCCCGAGCGCAGCCTGCGCCTGCTGTTCCTGTCCGACTCGGTGCGGGTGAGCGACCGCCAGTTCGCGCACCTCAACGACATGCTGCGGGACGCCTGTTACGTGCTGGACCTGGAGAAGGTCCCGATGATGTACGTCCAGCAGGACCCGAACCCGAACGCCATGTGCATCGGTCTCGACGAGCCGATCATCGTGCTCACCACCGGCCTGGTCGAGCTGCTCGACGAGGAGGAGATGCGGGCGGTCATCGGCCACGAGGTGGGACACGCCCTGTCGGGGCACGCCGTGTACCGCACGATCCTGCTGTTCCTCACCAACTTCGCGACGAAGGTCGCCTGGATCCCGCTCGGCAACATCGCGGTGATGGCGATCGTGACGGCGCTGCGCGAGTGGTTCCGCAAGTCGGAGCTGTCGGCGGACCGGGCCGGGCTGCTGGTGGGCCAGGACCTCAGGGCGTCGATGCGCGGCCTGATGAAGCTGGCGGGCGGCAACCACCTGCACGAGATGAACGTGGACGCCTTCCTGGAGCAGGCCGAGGAGTACGAGGCCAGCGGCGACCTGCGCGACTCCGTACTGAAGATCCTCAACGTGCTGCCGCGCACCCACCCGTTCGCCACCGTGCGCGCGGCCGAGCTGAAGAAGTGGGCGGCCAGCCGCGACTACCAGCGGATCATGGACGGCCACTACCCGCGCCGGGACGAGGACAAGGACGCCTCGGTCAGCGAGTCGTTCAGGGAGTCGGCGAGCCACTACGCGGACACCGTGCGCGGCAGCAAGGACCCGCTGATGGGCCTGGTGCGGGACATCGCGGGCGGCGCCGGCGACCTCGGCGGCAAGCTGCGCGACAGGTTCACCGGCGGCGGCCGGAACGGCGGCTCCGACGCCGGCGGCCCGGCCGGCGGCGAGGGTCCCACCGGCGGCAGCGGCCCGACCGGCGACGGCCCGGCGGGCACCGGCCCGACGAGCGACGGAAGCGGAAACGGCTCCACGGGCGACGGCGGCACCGGCCCGACGGGCGGCGACGCGGGCCGCTAG
- the obgE gene encoding GTPase ObgE — MTTFVDRVELHVAAGNGGHGCASVHREKFKPLGGPDGGNGGRGGDVILVVEQSVTTLLDYHHSPHRKATNGKPGEGGNRSGKDGGDLVLPVPDGTVVLDKNGEVLADLVGQGTTYVAAQGGRGGLGNAALASARRKAPGFALLGEPGHAGDVVLELKTVADVALVGYPSAGKSSLISVLSAAKPKIADYPFTTLVPNLGVVTAGATVYTIADVPGLIPGASQGRGLGLEFLRHVERCSVLVHVLDTATLESERDPLSDLDTIEAELAAYGGLENRPRLVVLNKVDIPDGQDLADIIRPDLEARGYPVYEVSAVSRTGLKELSFALAGIVAEARAAKPKEEATRIVIRPKAVDDAGFTVTAEGDDLFRVRGEKPERWVHQTDFNNDEAVGYLADRLNRLGVEDALLKAGARAGVGVAIGADENAVVFDWEPTMAAGAEMLGRRGEDHRLEAPRPAAQRRRDRDAARDEAEQEFDQFKPF, encoded by the coding sequence ATGACCACCTTCGTGGACCGCGTCGAACTCCATGTCGCCGCGGGTAACGGAGGCCACGGCTGCGCCTCCGTCCATCGCGAGAAGTTCAAGCCGCTCGGCGGGCCCGACGGCGGCAACGGCGGGCGCGGCGGTGACGTGATCCTGGTCGTCGAGCAGTCGGTCACGACGCTGCTGGACTACCACCACTCGCCGCACCGCAAGGCCACCAACGGCAAGCCCGGCGAGGGCGGCAACCGCTCCGGCAAGGACGGCGGCGACCTCGTGCTGCCCGTGCCCGACGGCACCGTCGTGCTGGACAAGAACGGCGAGGTGCTGGCCGACCTGGTCGGCCAGGGCACCACGTACGTGGCCGCGCAGGGCGGCCGCGGCGGCCTGGGGAACGCGGCGCTGGCCTCCGCCCGCCGCAAGGCCCCCGGCTTCGCGCTGCTCGGCGAGCCCGGGCACGCCGGCGACGTGGTCCTGGAGCTCAAGACCGTCGCCGACGTGGCGCTGGTCGGCTACCCGAGCGCGGGCAAGTCGTCCCTGATCTCCGTGCTGTCGGCCGCCAAGCCCAAGATCGCCGACTACCCGTTCACCACCCTGGTGCCCAACCTGGGCGTGGTGACCGCCGGCGCCACCGTCTACACGATCGCCGACGTGCCCGGCCTGATCCCCGGCGCGAGCCAGGGCCGTGGCCTGGGCCTCGAGTTCCTGCGCCACGTGGAGCGCTGCTCGGTCCTGGTGCACGTGCTGGACACGGCCACGCTGGAGTCCGAGCGCGACCCGCTGAGCGACCTGGACACCATCGAGGCGGAGCTGGCCGCGTACGGCGGCCTGGAGAACCGGCCGCGGCTCGTCGTCCTCAACAAGGTCGACATCCCCGACGGCCAGGACCTCGCCGACATCATCCGGCCCGACCTGGAGGCCCGCGGCTACCCGGTGTACGAGGTCTCCGCGGTCTCGCGGACGGGCCTGAAGGAGCTGTCCTTCGCGCTCGCGGGCATCGTCGCCGAGGCGCGGGCGGCCAAGCCCAAGGAGGAGGCCACGCGGATCGTCATCCGGCCCAAGGCCGTGGACGACGCCGGCTTCACGGTCACCGCCGAGGGCGACGACCTGTTCCGGGTGCGCGGCGAGAAGCCGGAGCGCTGGGTGCACCAGACGGACTTCAACAACGACGAGGCCGTCGGCTACCTGGCCGACCGGCTCAACCGGCTCGGCGTGGAGGACGCGCTGCTCAAGGCGGGTGCCCGGGCCGGCGTCGGGGTCGCCATCGGCGCGGACGAGAACGCCGTCGTCTTCGACTGGGAGCCGACCATGGCCGCGGGCGCCGAGATGCTCGGCCGCCGTGGCGAAGACCACCGCCTTGAGGCCCCCCGGCCGGCCGCTCAGCGCCGCCGGGACCGCGACGCGGCCCGGGACGAGGCGGAGCAGGAGTTCGACCAGTTCAAGCCCTTCTGA
- a CDS encoding LytR C-terminal domain-containing protein, which translates to MNDRQDPPPPDDWPGDRPYDPHAPADPYGTGAGYPPGASYQAPYQSSYQADGSYPQDGYQQGGYPQQPQGYGYDAYQQPDQAGYPAPGQQQGYQQGYPQGEGYDPYGGPGAPQPGQGHGDAYGQRPGVGQPAPYDPYGGGPHQPHARQGQAPQGQHGFPDTYGAPQAYPAQPDQPQPYQGQGPDGPRPPGADQPNPTGRRGHAAPTAPQESPASPPDGYGYDAYGRPVPQTATHRRVPRQGQPAQTRPDQGPGEQGRPGQASADGAWLPRQAEARQAPATDRAPGRGSDEAPGRSGPAQGEGGAPGREGADGADDDYRTEQFSFIEEPDEESEDVIDWLKFAETRSERRDGRKRQLRTRLIGLVAALALVVGCGVGYLWYADKLPGVSSGGDDEAATDGPQRRQVIVVHLRETKGGGSSSALLVDNETTKKGSTVLLPNALAVAGENGTTTLGNAVEDEGAGGTRDALSTLLGSEIQGTWRLDTPYLENLVELVGGITLDTDVAVPGAKQGEAPLVKSGEDVQLGGQGAVAYATHQEPGEDQAKQLTRFGQVMEAVLKKVSTEPEKATTTVEQLSQIPDPSLSEKQLGASLAGLAQRAQDGSYATDLLDVQSDGTLSQEATENVVKDVLGGSVKKPDDAAGSPARVSVRDATGDDKKASSAQVSLVNGGFTVVGGGTGAAEPTSRVSYADAAQAGQAKEVAATLGLPESAVRQGKGAANADVTVVLGRDYKGQQG; encoded by the coding sequence GTGAACGACCGACAGGACCCGCCTCCGCCCGACGACTGGCCCGGGGACAGGCCGTACGACCCCCACGCCCCGGCCGACCCGTACGGCACCGGCGCCGGGTACCCGCCCGGCGCCTCCTACCAGGCGCCCTACCAGTCCTCCTACCAGGCCGACGGGAGCTATCCGCAGGACGGCTACCAGCAGGGCGGCTACCCGCAGCAGCCCCAGGGCTACGGCTACGACGCCTACCAGCAGCCCGACCAGGCCGGCTACCCGGCGCCGGGCCAGCAACAGGGCTACCAGCAGGGCTACCCGCAGGGCGAGGGCTACGACCCGTACGGCGGCCCCGGCGCGCCGCAGCCCGGGCAGGGGCACGGCGACGCGTACGGGCAGCGGCCCGGCGTGGGGCAGCCGGCGCCCTACGACCCGTACGGCGGCGGCCCGCACCAGCCACATGCGCGGCAGGGCCAGGCCCCGCAAGGCCAGCACGGCTTCCCCGACACCTACGGCGCGCCGCAGGCGTACCCCGCCCAGCCCGACCAGCCCCAGCCGTACCAGGGCCAGGGTCCCGACGGCCCGCGGCCACCCGGGGCCGACCAGCCCAACCCGACCGGCCGGCGCGGCCACGCGGCGCCGACGGCCCCGCAGGAATCACCAGCGTCCCCGCCGGACGGCTACGGCTACGACGCGTACGGCCGCCCCGTGCCCCAGACGGCCACCCACCGCCGGGTGCCGCGACAGGGCCAGCCCGCCCAGACCCGGCCCGACCAGGGTCCGGGCGAGCAGGGCCGGCCGGGGCAGGCATCCGCCGACGGCGCGTGGCTGCCTCGGCAGGCCGAGGCGCGGCAGGCGCCGGCGACCGACCGCGCGCCGGGCCGGGGCTCCGACGAGGCACCCGGGCGTTCGGGGCCTGCCCAGGGCGAGGGCGGCGCTCCGGGGCGGGAAGGCGCTGACGGGGCGGACGACGACTACCGGACCGAGCAGTTCTCGTTCATCGAGGAGCCGGACGAGGAGTCGGAAGACGTCATCGACTGGCTGAAGTTCGCCGAGACCCGCTCGGAGCGGCGCGACGGGCGCAAGCGGCAACTGCGCACCCGCCTGATCGGACTCGTCGCCGCGCTCGCCCTCGTCGTCGGCTGCGGCGTGGGCTACCTCTGGTACGCCGACAAGCTGCCGGGCGTCTCCAGCGGCGGGGACGACGAGGCGGCCACGGACGGCCCGCAGCGGCGCCAGGTGATCGTCGTGCACCTGCGCGAGACCAAGGGCGGTGGCAGCTCCAGCGCGCTGCTGGTGGACAACGAGACGACGAAGAAGGGCAGCACCGTGCTGCTGCCCAACGCGCTCGCCGTCGCCGGCGAGAACGGCACCACCACCCTCGGCAACGCCGTGGAGGACGAGGGGGCGGGCGGCACCAGGGACGCCCTGAGCACGCTGCTCGGCTCCGAGATCCAGGGCACCTGGCGCCTGGACACGCCCTACCTGGAGAACCTGGTCGAGCTGGTGGGCGGGATCACGCTGGACACCGACGTGGCGGTCCCGGGCGCCAAGCAGGGCGAGGCCCCGCTGGTCAAGAGCGGCGAGGACGTACAGCTCGGCGGCCAGGGCGCCGTCGCGTACGCCACCCACCAGGAGCCGGGCGAGGACCAGGCCAAGCAGCTCACCCGGTTCGGCCAGGTGATGGAGGCCGTGCTGAAGAAGGTCTCCACCGAACCGGAGAAGGCCACCACCACCGTCGAACAGCTCTCCCAGATCCCCGATCCCTCGCTGTCCGAGAAGCAACTGGGCGCCTCGCTGGCCGGACTCGCCCAGCGGGCCCAGGACGGCTCGTACGCCACCGACCTGCTCGACGTGCAGAGCGACGGCACGCTCAGCCAGGAGGCCACCGAGAACGTGGTCAAGGACGTGCTCGGCGGCTCGGTCAAGAAGCCGGACGACGCGGCAGGCAGCCCCGCGCGGGTGAGCGTGCGCGACGCGACGGGCGACGACAAGAAGGCCAGCTCGGCGCAGGTCTCCCTGGTCAACGGCGGCTTCACGGTCGTCGGCGGCGGCACCGGCGCGGCCGAGCCCACCTCGCGCGTCAGCTACGCGGACGCCGCGCAGGCCGGCCAGGCCAAGGAGGTCGCCGCGACGCTCGGGCTGCCGGAGAGCGCGGTACGCCAGGGCAAGGGCGCGGCCAACGCCGACGTCACGGTCGTCCTCGGCCGCGACTACAAGGGCCAGCAGGGCTGA
- the rplU gene encoding 50S ribosomal protein L21 gives MYAIVRSGGRQHKVAVGDIVEVDKISTANVGDTVELSTLLVVDGDAVTSDPWVLAGIKVQAEVVDHHKGAKIDILRYKNKTGYRRRQGHRQQYTAIKVTGIPTAAK, from the coding sequence GTGTACGCCATCGTGCGCAGCGGTGGTCGCCAGCACAAGGTTGCTGTCGGCGACATCGTTGAGGTTGACAAGATTTCCACCGCCAATGTTGGCGACACGGTAGAGCTCTCTACCCTGCTCGTTGTCGACGGCGACGCGGTCACCAGCGACCCGTGGGTGCTGGCCGGGATCAAGGTGCAGGCCGAGGTCGTGGACCACCACAAGGGCGCGAAGATCGACATTCTTCGCTACAAGAACAAGACCGGCTACCGGCGTCGTCAGGGCCACCGCCAGCAGTACACGGCGATCAAGGTCACCGGCATCCCGACGGCCGCGAAGTAA
- a CDS encoding glutamate-5-semialdehyde dehydrogenase: MPRMSSSESAPSPVVQSARRAREAAATLAPLPRAAKDAALLAIADALGARATEIIEANAEDVERARAAGTSDALVDRLTLTPQRVAAIASDVRDVVTLPDPVGEVVRGSTLPGGIDLRQVRVPLGVVGIIYEARPNVTVDAAALCLKSGNAVLLRGSSSAYRSNTALVAVVRDAVASAGLPADAVQLVPGEGREAVGELMRARGLVDVLIPRGGASLIRTVVEQSTVPVIETGTGNCHVYVDARADLDMAVEILLNSKAQRPSVCNAAETLLVHQDIAEAFLPRALEALAKAGVTVHGDAAVRVAAERAGSTATVTEATDEDWATEYLSYDIAAGVVPSLDAAIAHIRRWSSGHTEAIVTTEQAAARRFTQLVDSTTVAVNASTRFTDGSQFGFGAEIGISTQKLHARGPMGLPELTSTKYIVTGDGHVR; the protein is encoded by the coding sequence CTGCCGCGCATGAGCAGCAGCGAATCCGCACCCTCCCCCGTCGTCCAGTCCGCCCGCCGCGCCCGGGAGGCCGCCGCCACGCTGGCGCCACTGCCGCGCGCGGCCAAGGACGCGGCGCTGCTCGCGATCGCCGACGCGCTGGGCGCCCGGGCCACCGAGATCATCGAGGCCAACGCCGAGGACGTCGAGCGGGCGCGCGCGGCCGGCACCTCCGACGCCCTCGTGGACCGGCTCACGCTGACCCCCCAGCGGGTGGCCGCGATCGCCTCCGACGTACGGGACGTGGTGACCCTGCCCGACCCGGTGGGCGAGGTGGTGCGCGGCTCCACCCTGCCGGGCGGCATCGACCTGCGACAGGTCCGGGTGCCGCTCGGGGTGGTCGGCATCATCTACGAGGCCAGGCCCAACGTGACCGTGGACGCCGCCGCGCTGTGCCTCAAGTCCGGCAACGCGGTGCTGCTGCGCGGCTCGTCCTCGGCCTACCGCTCCAACACCGCGCTGGTCGCGGTGGTGCGCGACGCCGTCGCCTCGGCCGGGCTGCCCGCGGACGCGGTGCAGTTGGTGCCGGGCGAGGGCCGGGAGGCGGTCGGCGAGTTGATGCGGGCGCGCGGCCTGGTGGACGTGCTCATTCCGCGCGGCGGCGCCTCGCTGATCCGCACCGTCGTGGAGCAGTCCACGGTGCCGGTCATCGAGACCGGGACCGGCAACTGCCACGTGTACGTGGACGCGCGCGCCGACCTCGACATGGCCGTGGAGATCCTGCTGAACTCCAAGGCCCAGCGGCCCAGCGTGTGCAACGCCGCCGAGACCCTCCTGGTGCACCAGGACATCGCGGAGGCGTTCCTGCCGAGGGCGCTGGAGGCGCTCGCCAAGGCCGGTGTGACCGTGCACGGCGACGCGGCGGTGCGCGTCGCGGCCGAGCGCGCCGGGTCCACGGCCACCGTGACCGAGGCCACCGACGAGGACTGGGCCACCGAGTACCTCTCGTACGACATCGCGGCCGGCGTCGTGCCCTCGCTGGACGCCGCGATCGCGCACATCCGCCGGTGGTCCTCCGGGCACACCGAGGCGATCGTGACCACCGAGCAGGCCGCGGCCCGCCGGTTCACGCAGTTGGTGGACTCCACGACGGTGGCCGTCAACGCCTCGACCCGGTTCACGGACGGTAGCCAGTTCGGGTTCGGCGCCGAGATCGGCATCTCCACCCAGAAGCTGCACGCCCGTGGGCCGATGGGGCTGCCGGAGCTGACCTCGACCAAGTACATCGTCACCGGCGACGGACACGTACGGTAG
- the proB gene encoding glutamate 5-kinase gives MTSARRIVVKVGSSSLTTAAGGLDADRVDALVDVLAAAHDERREIVLVSSGAIAAGLAPLGLDRRPRDLARQQAAASVGQGLLVARYTASFARYGRRVGQVLLTSDDTSRRAHYRNAYRTLDQLLAMGAIPVVNENDTVATDEIRFGDNDRLAALVAHLVRADLLVLLSDVDGLYDGDPSTPGTSRIAEVAGPADLEGVSIGSAGRAGVGTGGMVTKVEAARIAAAAGVPVVLTSASRAADALLGRPTGTFFHRTGRRSTGRLLWLAHASAPRGALVLDEGAVRAVVDRRTSLLPAGISAVEGEFTAGDPVELRDATGRPVARGLVNFDAREMPKLIGRSTRDLARELGPTYEREVVHRDDLVVLAP, from the coding sequence GTGACCTCCGCGCGCCGGATCGTCGTCAAGGTCGGCTCCTCGTCGCTGACCACCGCGGCGGGTGGGCTCGACGCCGACCGGGTGGACGCGCTGGTGGACGTGTTGGCCGCCGCGCACGACGAGCGCCGCGAGATCGTGCTGGTCTCCTCCGGCGCCATCGCGGCCGGCCTCGCACCGCTCGGCCTCGACCGCCGCCCCCGCGACCTGGCCCGCCAGCAGGCCGCTGCCAGCGTGGGCCAGGGCCTGCTGGTGGCCCGCTACACCGCCTCCTTCGCACGGTACGGGCGACGGGTCGGCCAGGTGTTGCTGACCAGCGACGACACCAGCCGCCGCGCGCACTACCGAAACGCCTACCGGACCCTGGACCAGCTCCTGGCCATGGGCGCGATCCCGGTGGTGAACGAGAACGACACGGTGGCCACCGACGAGATCCGGTTCGGGGACAACGACCGGCTCGCCGCGCTCGTCGCCCACCTGGTCCGCGCCGACCTGCTCGTGCTGCTCTCGGACGTGGACGGGCTCTACGACGGCGACCCGAGCACCCCCGGCACCTCCCGGATCGCCGAGGTCGCCGGCCCCGCCGACCTGGAGGGCGTCTCCATCGGCAGCGCGGGCCGGGCCGGCGTGGGCACCGGCGGCATGGTGACCAAGGTGGAGGCCGCGCGGATCGCCGCGGCGGCCGGCGTGCCGGTCGTGCTCACCTCGGCGAGCCGCGCGGCCGACGCGCTGCTCGGCCGGCCCACCGGCACCTTCTTCCACCGCACCGGCCGCCGCTCCACCGGCCGCCTGCTGTGGCTGGCCCACGCCTCCGCGCCGCGCGGGGCGCTGGTGCTGGACGAGGGGGCGGTGCGGGCCGTGGTCGACCGGCGCACCTCGTTGCTGCCGGCCGGGATCAGCGCCGTCGAGGGCGAGTTCACGGCGGGTGACCCGGTCGAACTGCGGGACGCCACGGGCCGCCCGGTGGCCCGTGGCCTCGTCAACTTCGACGCCCGGGAGATGCCCAAGCTGATCGGCCGCTCGACCCGGGACCTGGCGCGCGAGCTGGGCCCGACGTACGAGCGCGAGGTCGTGCACCGCGACGATCTGGTCGTGCTAGCCCCCTGA
- a CDS encoding histidine phosphatase family protein, translating into MTGTERGRGRRIVLWRHGQTAWNLERRFQGSTDIELTETGVAQARRAARLLAALSPDAIIASDLRRAAATAAELAALTGLDVTHDPALRETYAGQWQGLTHDEIMARFGDQYAAWKRGEPVRRGGGELETEVADRAAPFVSAMADKLPDDGTLVVVSHGGTIRTTIGRLIGLDPHTWESLGGLTNCCWSVLGEGARGWRLLEHNAGTLPEPVLGDDD; encoded by the coding sequence CTGACCGGCACCGAGCGCGGCCGTGGCCGCCGCATCGTCCTGTGGCGGCACGGCCAGACCGCGTGGAACCTCGAGCGCCGCTTCCAGGGCTCCACGGACATCGAGCTGACCGAGACCGGCGTGGCCCAGGCCCGCCGCGCCGCCCGCCTCCTGGCGGCGCTCAGCCCGGACGCGATCATCGCCTCCGACCTGCGCCGGGCCGCCGCCACCGCCGCCGAGCTGGCCGCCCTCACCGGGCTCGACGTCACCCACGACCCGGCGCTGCGCGAGACGTACGCCGGCCAGTGGCAGGGCCTCACGCACGACGAGATCATGGCCCGCTTCGGCGACCAGTACGCCGCGTGGAAGCGCGGCGAACCGGTCCGGCGCGGCGGCGGGGAGCTGGAGACGGAGGTGGCCGACCGGGCCGCGCCGTTCGTGTCGGCCATGGCCGACAAGCTGCCCGACGACGGCACCCTCGTCGTCGTCAGCCACGGTGGCACCATCCGCACCACCATCGGCCGGCTCATCGGCCTGGACCCGCACACCTGGGAGTCCCTCGGCGGCCTCACCAACTGCTGCTGGTCCGTGCTCGGCGAGGGCGCGCGCGGCTGGCGCCTCCTGGAGCACAACGCGGGCACCCTGCCCGAACCCGTCCTCGGCGACGACGACTGA